Genomic segment of Alphaproteobacteria bacterium:
TAAAATTACCAACAATCTGTGTTAGAAGGTCAGAAGATATAATTCTACTGGATTGTGCGGAGTGTCCCTCCATCCACATCAGTAGATAATTTGTACTAAGATTATCGTAACTAATGTTCTTTTCTTGATATTCATATGTCATGACATTAATAAAATCTTTACAGGTAAAATCTTCCAAATTAACCGATGTTGGTAGAGTTGCGGCAGATAGTTTTGCAACAGAAAAAATAAACATAATAAGCGAAAAAACACATATAAATTTTTTATTCATCTCTTTATCTCCTCACGCAACTGCAAATCTTTTAAAATGGAAAATTACAAATATTAAAGTCGGACAGTAAACGAATTTAATTAAAAATACAATTTGTTCTTAGTCACTTGTGCCGCAATGCAAAAAACTATAATATGATTAATAAATTTATCGTTGAGCGAGACTATAATGCAGCAAGTACGTTTAATTGATTTAGTTTTTCCGGGTGACACCAATCACCACGGCACCTTATTCGGTGGCTTAGGGTTAGCTTTTATGGATAAAGTTGCTTTTATTGCCGCAACGCAATATGGGCGTGTAAAATTTGTAACCGCCTCGGTTGAACGTATTGATTTTC
This window contains:
- a CDS encoding acyl-CoA thioesterase, producing MQQVRLIDLVFPGDTNHHGTLFGGLGLAFMDKVAFIAATQYGRVKFVTASVERIDFRAPANVGEIVEFTGKVIRVGRRSLSVEVTMMAEILLTGQQRLCTQGVFNMVA